In Bradyrhizobium symbiodeficiens, the genomic stretch GCGCGCTCGGCTCGTACCAGGCCGGCGTTTACCAGGCGCTGCACGAAGCCGGCATCGAGCCGGACTGGATCATTGGCACCTCGATCGGCGCGATCAATGCAAGCCTCATTGCGGGCAACGCGCCGGAGAATCGCCTCGCGCGCTTGAGAGAGTTCTGGCAGCGGATGGAGCAGAAGCCGGTCTGGGACTGGCGCGCCGCTTTTCCCGGCTTCAACGAGAAGCTGGCCTATTGGTCGGCCGTGACGCACGGCATTCCCGGTTTTTTCCGTCCCAATCCGCTGGCGCACGCCGGGGATTCCTATCCGCTGGGCGCCGACCACGCCGGCTTCTATTCGACTGCTCCTCTGGAGAAGACGCTGAGCGAGCTGGTCGATTTCGATCTGGCCAATCGCTGCGCGCCGCGGCTGACTGTCGGTGCGGCTCATGTCGGGACCAGCCAAATGCGCTATTTCGACAGCCGCGACGGCGTGCTGACGGTGAAACATGTCATGGCCTCCGGCGCATTGCCGCCGGCTTTTCCGGCGGTGCGTATTGACGGCGAGCTCTATTGGGACGGCGGCATCCTCTCGAACACGCCGACAGAAGCGGTGTTCGACGACAATCCGCGCAGGGATTCGCTGATCTTCTCCGTCCACCTGTGGAATCCCGTCGGCGCCGAGCCGACCACGATGGCGGAGGTGCTCAACAGGCACAAGGACGTGATGTATTCCAGCCGGATCGCGAGCCAGATCGCGCGCCAGCAGCAGACCCATCGGTTGCGCCATGTCATCAACCAGCTCGCTGCACGATTGCCCGAGAGCGAGCGCGGCGATGCCGCGGTGAGGGAGCTGACCAGCTATGGCTGTCCGACCCGCATGCACGTGGTGCGGCTGCTGGCGCCGCAGCTCGATCGCGAGACTCATACCAAGGATATCGACTTCAGCCCGTCGGGGATCACGCGGCGCTGGCACGCCGGTTATGCTCACACGAAGTCCGTGATCGCGCGAAAGCCCTGGATCGGCGATTTCGACCCGCTATCGGGTGTCGTGCTGCACGAGCACATGGACGAAATGCCGGAGGCTGCGGAATGAGGTTGCCCTGCCGTCGCGGCTCACACCGCTGCAAGCTTGCGGTACAGCGCGTTGTAGCTGCCCGCTGAGATGTTCCAGGAAAACGAGCGTCCCATGGCGCTGCGGCGCATGGTGTCGAGCTGATCGTGGGCCATGAAAGCCGAGAAAGCCCGGCGGACGCCGCCGAGGAATGACTCGCGCGAGGGCCTCGAGAACAGGAAGCCGGTCTCGCCGTCGGTGATGGTTTCGGCAAGGCCGCCGGTCTGGTGGCCGATCGGCAGCGAGCCGAAACGCTGGGCATACATCTGGCTCAGGCCGCACGGCTCGAAGCGCGAGGGCATCAGGGTGAAGTCGCTGCCGGCGAAGATGCGGCGCGCCTGGGCGTCGTTGAAGCCGATCACCACGCCGATGGCGTCGGGGCGGCGGCGATGCGCGTCGATCAAGGCCTGCTCCAGCGCCGGCTCGCCGGAGCCGGTGACCACGATCTGCCCGCCGGCATCGACGATCTCGTCGGCCGCCGACAGCACGAGGTCGATGCCCTTCTGGTGCACGAGGCGCGCGACGATGCCGAACATCGGGCCTCGCGACACCGCCAAGCCGAACTGCTTACGCACGTAATCCGCATTGGCCCTCTTGCCGACCCAATCGCCGGCGCCGAACTGCTGGGCAAGCTGGGCGCAGGAGCGGGGATCCCAGCTCTCGTCGATGCCGTTGAGGATGCCGGTGAGCTCCGACGCGTCCGAGCGCAGGCGGAGCAGGCCCTCCAGGCCGCAGCCGAATTCGGCCGTGGTGATCTCGCGCGCATAGGTGCCGCTGACGGTGGTGAGGTGCGAGGCGTAGACGAGGCCGGCCTTGAGGAAGGAGAGCTTGTCGTAGAACTCGACGCCGTCGATGTGAAATGAGCTCTCGGGTATGCCAATTCGCCGCAGCGAGTCCTTCGGGAAGAGGCCCTGATAGGCGAGGTTATGGATGGTCAGGATCGACGGGACTTTAGCGCCGCGCCAGGCGAGGTAGGCCGGCACGAGCGAAGCCTGCCAGTCGTTGGCATGAACCAGGTCCGCTGCCCAATTCTTGTCCAGCTTGCCCATGGCGAGCTCAGCGGCCGCCGAGGCAAAGCGCGCGAAGCGGATGTCATTGTCAGGCCAGTCGCGCCCGGCCTCGTCGCCATAGGGATTGCCGGGCCGGTCGTAGAGTTGTGAGCACAACAGCACGTAGACCGGTAGGCCGTCCTTGGTCGCGGCCCGTCCGAGCGAGCAGGCCGGCATCTCCGCGAAGGCCGGGCAGCGGCCGACGATCTGAATATGCGTGAGTTGCTCGATGATGTCGCGATAGCCGGGCAGCATGATCCGGATATCGGCAAAGGGACGTAGGGCGCGGGGCAGGGCCGCGGAAACCGCGCCGAGTCCGCCGACGCGGACGAAGTCGTCCATCTCAGTGGTAACGAACAAGACCCTCAAGAACAGCTGCCCTCTGTCGATCCCGTTTGTGGCTATGCAAGAACGGGTCCAGTTGTCCTGGAATTTCTTAAAGCTCACCCACGCGGTGCGTCGGTTCGGTAAACACTTTCCTACTCGGCCGCCGCCCTTTAGGGTCGCCGCATCAACGACAGAGAACTTCGAGAGTTCCTAAGAGCCCCAAGGACCTGAGCAGGCATGCAGCTAGCAGATAAGCATGAGGGGACGACGACAAAAGCCTTCGCTGGGCTGCGGGTCCTGGATTTTTCGACAACCATCGCCGGTCCTCACTGCGCGCGGATGCTTGCCGACATGGGCGCCGAGGTCATCAAGATCGAGAGCGACGGCGGCGAGACGATGCGGACCCGGCCACCGTTGCGCAAGGGGTGCAGCACCGCGTTTGGGCAGCTCAATGTCGGCAAGAAGAGCGTGGTGCTCGACCTCAAGTCCGAAGACGGCAAGGAGGCGGTGCGTCGGCTGGCCGCGACCGCCGACATCCTGGTGGAGAATTTCCGCCCCGGCGTGATGCGCCGGTTGCGCCTCGACTACGACAGCATGCGTCAGCTCAACCCGAGACTGATCTATTGCTCGATCTCGGGTTACGGCCAGACCGGCCCCTCGGCCGAGCTGCCGGCCTATGCCCCGGTGATCCATGCCGCCTCCGGCTACGACATGGCGCATCTGGCCTACCAGCCTGGCCGTAGCCGCCCCGATTATTGCGGCATCTATCACGCCGACGTCCTCACCGGCACCTATGGCTTCGGCGCGATCGCGTCCGCGCTCTATCAGCGCAGCGTGACCGGTCTTGGCCAGCACATCGACGTCTCCATGCTGGAATCGATGCTGTCACTGACGCTGACCGAATTGCAGGGCGCGCAATTCGCCGTGAAGCCGCCGCCGCGCCCGATGTTCGGGCCGACCGAGACGGCAAGCGGCTACGTCATGATCACGGTCGCCAGCGAGAAGACGTTCCAGGCCCTGATGCAGGTGATCGGCCGCCCCGAATGGATCTCCGATCCGCGCTTTGCCGCCTATGCCGCGCGCCGCGACAATTGGGCGGAGGTCATGGACGGCGTCGAAACCTGGTCGCGGCAGCTCACGACCGATGCCTGTCTTGTCGCGCTCGGCGCGGCCGGCGTGCCAGCCTCTGCCTATCGCACAGTGTCCGAGGCGCTGGCCGATCCGCAGCTCGCGCATCGGCAGGCGCTCTCATCCGTGCAGGACGAGGGCGGCTCCTTTCAGGTGCTCAACCTGCCGTTCCGGATGTCGGGCGCCGATATCACGCCGGCCAAGACGATGGCCGTGCTCGGCGAGCATACGGACGCGCTGCGCGACGAGATCGGCCTCGCCGAGGATGCGTCAATTCCGACAGGCAAAACTGCCGCGACAGGCTGAACACCATTGTGCCGCACGTGCGGCGTGTGATCTGTCGCGCGTTCCTCTTGCCGTGGCGCGCTTTTGTCGCCAATCTCGCTCCCAGTCATTCAGCGATCCGAAACATCGGACGAGGGATCCCGGGAGGAACCATGACGAAGACAGCTGCTGCGGCGCGTAAACACGCGCCGATTTTCCTTGTTGCGGCATTTGCCCTTCTTCCGCTGGCCGGGCCCGCACAGGCGCAGAAGTCTGGCGGCAGCATCACCGTCGGTCAGGAGCTGGACATTCCGGGCTTCGATCCGCTCAAGGTCGGGGTCTACGACACATCGACCTTCACCGCGGCCGCCGCCATCTTCGACACGCTGACCACGCTCGACGACAAGGGCGAAGCCGCGCCCAAGCTGGCGGTGTCCTGGTCTCACTCCGACGACTACATGACTTGGACTTTCAAGCTGCGCGAGGGCGTGAAATTCCACGACGGCACGCCGTTCAATGCGCAGGCCTTCAAGGAGAATTTCGACCGCCAGAAGGATCCGGCCAACAAGTGTCGCTGCGCCTTCTACATCACCAACGTCAAGGAAGTGCTCGCGCCGGACGACACCACGATCGTGTACAAGCTCACCGATCCCTCGGTGAACCTGCCCGCGGTGATCACCATCCAGAGCCAGAACAACGCGATACACTCGCCGACGGCCTGGAAGACCAGGGGCGACGACTACAACCGCAACCCCGTCGGCACCGGGCCCTACATCCTGAAATCCTGGACCGCCGGCGACCGCATGGTTCTGGAGAAGAATCCCAATTACTGGGACAAGGGCAAGCCTTATCTCGACCGCATCATCCTGAAGCCGCTGCCCGACGCCCAGTCGCGCTTCGCCTCGCTGCAGTCGGGCGAGGCCGACATCATCTGGGATGACGAGGCCGACGCCGACAACATCCTGAAGGCGCAGAAGGACCCCAAGCTCACCGTTCACACCTATAAGGGGTCGGGCGCTGCGGTCTACGCCTTCAACACCAAGGTCGCACCGTTCGACGACGTCCGCGTGCGACAGGCGCTGGTGATGGCGATCGATCGGCCGAAAATGTCACAGGCGATCAGCAACGGCCTGAGCCGGCCCGCCAGCAATCCCTATGGCGACGGCTCCTGGGTCAAATGCAAGGACGACGGCGCGCTGCCGTTCGACGTCGAGAAGGCGAAGGCGCTGATCAAGGACTACGGCAAGCCGGTCGAATTCAAGATGCTGGTGACCGCGACGCCGCGCGGCCGCGTGGTCGGCCAGGTGCTCCAGCAATTCTGGAAGCGTGTCGGGGCCAACATGGAGATCGAGCAGGTCGACCAGGCCACCATTCCGTCGCGCGCCTTCACCCGCCAGTTCCAGATGACGCCGTGGCGCATCGTCGATCTCGCCGATCCCGACCCGCAGATGTACGCGAATTTCCGCACCGGCAGCCCGCTGGCGCTCGCCGGCTTCTCGAATCCCGAGCTCGACAAGCTGCTGGACCACGCGCGCGTCACGGCCGATCTCAGCCAGCGCATCGAGGATTACTGCGCCATAAGCCGCCTGATCAACAAGGAAGCCATCTGGTTCTGGACCTTTCAGAACACCTATTACGCGCTGTCGAGCGCCAGGCTGAAGGGCTTTCCGAAGATCTACAACGGCGTGATCGACGTCTCGAGGACCTGGCTGGAATGACGCCGCGATGCTGAACTTCGTCGTTCGGCGGCTGCTTGCCATCCTCCCGGTTCTGCTTGCCGTCTCGCTGCTGACATTCCTGATCGCCTCGCTGCTGCCGGGCGATCTCGCCCTCGTGATCCTCGGCGATCAGGCGACGCCGGAGAATGTCGCGGCGCTGCGCCGTGACATGGGGCTCGATCAGCCGCTGTGGTGGCGTTATCTGAGCTGGCTCGGCCACGTCCTGCAAGGCGATCTTGGCCGCTCGTTTCGCACCGGGCAGACGGTGTTGCAGGCGGTCGCCGAGCGCATTCCGGTCTCGCTCGAATTGATGCTGATGGCCGAGTTCATCGGGCTGATGATCGGCGTCCCGGTTGCGATCGCCTGCGCGGCGCGTGCCGGCGGTGCGTTCGACCGCGTCATGACCGGCAGTGCTTTTGCCATGCTGTCGATGCCGTCCTTTCTGGTGGCGATCCTCTTGATCTACCTGTTTGCGGTCGAACTGCACTGGCTGCCGGCGACCGGCTATGTGCCGTTCACCGAGGAGCCGCTCAACAATCTGCGCTTCTTCGTGCTGCCGGCGCTGACGCTGGCGCTGGCGGAATGGCCCGGGATCATGCGGGTGCTGCGCTCCGACATGATCGCGACCTTGCAGGAGGACTATATCGCGCTCGCCAAGGCCAAGGGTCTCAAGCCCGCGCGCATCCTGTTCGTGCATGCGCTCAAGCCGTCGTCGCTGACGCTGGTGACGGTCACAGGCATCAATATCGGCCGTCTGCTCGGCGGCACGCTGATCGTGGAGTCGATCTTCGCGCTGCCCGGCATCGGCCGGCTCCTGGTCGGGGCGATCTACACCCGCGACCTCGTCATCCTCCAGGGCGTTGTGCTGCTGGTTGCCTGCGGCTTCGTCATCGTGAATTTCATCGTCGACATGCTCTACGCCGTGCTCGACCCCAGGATCCGCCATGGCCACGCTTGAGCTCTCGATGCAGGAGGAGGCGGCGCCTGTGCCCGCCGGCCGCAAGCGTAGGCTCGGCCTGCTGTTCTGGCTCGCCAGCGCCTGGGTCGCGATCATCCTTTTGCTCGCGATGCTCGCGCCAGTGCTGCCGCTGCAGAACCCTGTAGACATGGACATGCTGGAGCGCCGCGCGGCGTTCTCCACCGAGCATTGGCTCGGCACCGACGGGCTCGGCCGCGACGAGTTCGCCCGGCTGATATTTGGTGCGCGGGTGTCGCTGACGGTCGGGCTGATCGCGCCGATGATCGGCCTCACGCTCGGCGGCGCGCTCGGCCTGCTCGCCGGCTATTTCCGCGGCCGGTTCGAGACGCTGGTGGTCGGCAGCATGGACGTGCTGCTCGCCTTTCCGCCGCTGATCTTCGCGCTCGCCGTCGTTGCCTATCTCGGCCAGTCCATTGCCAACCTCACCTTGATCCTCGGCGTGCTCGGCATTCCCGCCTTCATGCGGGTGGCGCGGGCGGCGACGCTGACGTTGGCGCGGCGGGAATTCGTGATCGCAGCCGAGGCGCTCGGTGCCAGCCATGCGCGCATCCTGTTGCGCGAGCTGTTGCCGAACGTGATCCTGCCGCTGCTGGCCTTCTTCCTGCTCGGAGTTGCCGTCACCATCGTGGTCGAGGGCGCGCTGTCCTTCCTCGGTCTCGGCGTGCCGCCGCCGATGGCGAGCTGGGGCAGCATGATCGGGGAGGGGCGCGAGAGCCTCGACATCGCGCCGCGGCTGGCCTTTCTGCCCGCGGCGGCGCTGTTCCTGACCGTGCTGGCCTTCAATCTGGTCGGCGATACCCTGCGGGCACTGACCGACCCGCGTCAGGGGGCGCTGTGAGCACTCCGCTGCTGACCATCGAAGGCGTCGCGGTCGATCTGCCGACGCCGCGCGGCAATTTGCGTGCCGTCGACCATGTCGATCTGTCGCTCGATGCGGGGCGCACGCTCGGCATCGTCGGCGAATCCGGCTGCGGCAAGACCATGCTGTCGCGTGCGGTGCTTCAGCTCTTGCCGAAGAAGGCAAAGCTCACCGGACGCGTCATGTTCGAGGGACAGGACCTGGTGCGGCTTCCCTCGGAAAGCCTGCGTCGCTTGCGGGGGCGCGAGCTTGCAGTCGTATTCCAGGACCCCATGACCTCGCTCAACCCGGTGCTGACCATCGGCACGCAGCTGATCGAGACGATCCAGGAGCATCTCGAGCTCGATGCTCCGGAGGCACGGAAGCGCAGCATCGAGTTGCTCGCCGCTGTTGGCATCCCCGCGCCGGAGCAGCGGCTCGCACAATATCCGCATCAATGCTCCGGTGGCATGCGCCAACGTATCGCGATCGCGATCGCGCTGTCCTGCGAGCCGAAGCTCTTGATCGCGGACGAGCCGACCACCGCGCTCGACGTGACCATCCAGGCGCAGATCCTCGATCTGCTCGCGCGCGAGCAGCGCCGCCGCCACATGGCCATGATCATCATCACCCACGATCTCGGCGTGGTCGCCGGCCGCGCCGACGAGGTCGCGGTGATGTATGCGGGCAGGGTGGTGGAGCGCGCGCCGACGCGGGCGTTGTTCAAGCGGATGCACATGCCCTACACCGAGGCGCTGTTGGCGGCGATCCCGAAGCTGGAGACCGCGCCGCATACGCCGCTGCCTGCGATCTCCGGCCGCCCGCCCGATCCGACACGGCCGCTGCGTGGCTGCTCCTTCGCACCGCGCTGCCGCTATGCCGCCAGCCGTTGTCATGAGGCCAAGCCCGGCCTGACGAGCGCCGAGATGCCTGATCATCTCTATGCCTGCTTCCACCCGATCCAGATGGCGGAAGGAATCGGCGCATGATGCAGCTTGCCGTGCGCGCCGAGCCGCTCCTGAGCGTCGATAATCTCGTCGTCGAATATGGTCTCGGCAACAAGACGGTGCACGCGGTTTCCGGTGTCAGCCTTGCGGTCGCGCGCGGCGAGACGCTGGGTCTCGTCGGCGAATCCGGCTGCGGCAAGTCGACGCTGGGGCGCGCGGTGCTGCAACTCCGCCGCGCCAAATCCGGCCGCGTGCTGTTCGACGGCGAGGACCTCACCGCGATGGAGGGCGAGGCGCTACGCAGGATGCGCCGCCGCGTGCAGCTCATTTTCCAGGATCCGATTGCCTCGCTCAATCCGCGCCGCCGTATCGGCGACATCGTGGCCGAGCCGCTGATCATTGCCGGCGTCAAGGATGCCGCCGAGCGCAAGCGCAGGGTTCACGAGGTGCTCTCTGCGGTCGGGCTCGATCCTGATCTCGTGGCGGGCCGCCTGCCGCACGAATTCTCGGGCGGGCAGTGCCAGCGCATCTGCATCGCGCGGTCGCTGGTGCTCAACCCCGAGTTCATCGTCTGCGACGAGCCGGTCTCGGCGCTGGACGTCTCCATCCGCGCGCAGATCCTCAATTTGCTGGAGGAGATGAAAGCGCGCTTCGGCCTGACGCTCCTGTTCATCGCGCATGATCTCGCGGTGGTCAAAGCGGTCAGCGACCGCGTCGCGGTGATGTATCTCGGCCGGCTCTGCGAGGTCGGCCCTTCGGAGCAATTGTTCGCAAATCCCGCACATCCCTATACCGGGCTCTTGTTGCAGGCGATCCCGGTGCCCGATCCGGATGTGCGTCCCGCCGAGAGTGTGGCGGCCGGTGAGCCGCCATCCCCGATTGCGCCGCCGTCCGGCTGCCGCTTCCGCACCCGCTGTCCGCGCGCCGACCAGCGATGCAGCGCGGAGATACCGGAGTTGCGCGAAGTCGCACCCGGCCAGTTCGCGGCTTGCCATCATCCGCTGGCCTGAACTAAGACCGGTTTGTCTCGCCCTGCCGGCCATGGCATGGTGGCGCGGCGACAAGAAGCATGCCGGGAGGACGCCGATGAAGAGTTTCAAGGTTGCCGATTTCAAGGCGCCGCTGCAAGAGTTCGACGAGGCCACGCCGCAGCCGTCCGGCACGCAGGTGCTGATCAAGGTGAAGGCGGCCGGCGTCTGCCACAGCGACCTCCACATCTGGGAAGGCGGCTACGATCTCGGCCATGGCCGCAAGCCATTGTCGTTGAAGGACCGCGGCATCAATCTCCCGCTGACCATGGGGCACGAGACGGTCGGCGAAATCCTGGCGTTCGGTCCCGACGTGAAATCGACCGACCAGGGCGACCTCAAGCTCGGCGATGTCGGCCTCGTCTATCCCTGGATCGGTTGCGGCAAGTGTGCGACGTGCCTGGCCGGCGATGAGAATATGTGCCTGACGCCGCGCTCGCTCGGCGTTTATTGCGACGGCGGCTATTCCGACCACATGCTGGTGCCGCATCCGCGCTACCTGCTTAACCTGAAAGGGCTCGATCCCGCGACGACCGCGCCTTATGCCTGTTCGGGTGTCACCACCTACAGTGCGCTGAAGAAGGTCGAGCAGCATTTCGACACCCCGATCGTGATGTTCGGCGCCGGCGGTCTCGGCCTGATGGCGCTGACGCTGCTCAAGGCGATGGGCGGCAAGGGCGCGGTCATGGTCGATATCGATGCCAGGAAGCGCGAGGCTGCGGAAAAGGCCGGCGCGCTCGCCACCGTCGATCCCAAGGCGCCGGATGCGCTGGAGCAGTTGGCGAAAAAGGTGGGCGGGCCGATCCGCGCCGTGATCGACCTCGTCGGCAACGCCGCGACGACGCAACTTGGATTCGACTGCCTGACCAAGGGCGGCAAGCTCGTCATCGTCGGCCTGTTCGGCGGCGGCGCGACCTGGGCGCTGCCGCTGATTCCGATCAAGGCGATCACGATCCAGGGCAGCTATGTCGGCAACCTGCGCGAGACGCAGGAACTGCTCGATCTCGTTCGCGCCAAGAAGGTGCCGCCGATCCCGGTGACGACGGCTCCGCTCGCCAAGGCCAACGAGGCGCTGGTGCAATTGCAGCAGGGCGCGGTGGTCGGGCGCACGGTGCTGACGCCGTAGCAACGGTTCTCTCCGCGGTCATTGCGAACGCAGCGAAGCAATCCAGAAATCCCTCCGCGGAGTCTGGATTGCTTCGTCGCATCAGCGCAAGATTGCTACGCAATCTTGTCGCGAGTTCCTCGCAATGACGACTAACCCCTTCCTCGAGGCCTCCCATGTCCGCAAACAACGCCTTCCACATTGCCGTGCTCGCCGGTGACGGTATCGGTCCCGAAGTCATGGCGCCGGCCGTCGAGGTGCTGCGCAAGATCGAGCAAAAATCGGATCTGCGCTTCCGCTTCACCGAGGCGCCGGCCGGCGCCAACAATTATCTCGCCACCGGCAAATCGATGCCTGACTCGACCATCAAGCTGTGCGAGGAGGCCGATGCCATCCTGCTCGGGGCCTGCGGCCTGCCGTCGGTGCGCTACCCCGACAATACCGAGATCGCACCGCAGATCGAGCTGCGTTTCATCTTCGATCTCTATGCCGGCGTGCGACCCGCGCGGCTCATTCCAGGCGTGCCGAGTCCGATCGTCGGCGCCGACCGGCGCGGCATCGATCTCGTCGTGATCCGGGAATCGACCGAAGGGCTGTTCGCGTCGATGGGCAAGGGCGTCGTCACCCATGAGGACGCGCGCGAGACCATGGTGATCACGCGCAGGACCTCCGAGCGCCTGTTCGAATTCTCGTTTCGCCTCGCCGAGCGGCGCAAGGCGCGCGGCAAGCCGGGCGCGCTCACCTGCGTCGACAAGGCGAATGTGTTCAAGGCGTTCGCGTTCTTCCGCGGCATTTTCGACGAGATTGAAAAGAAGCATCCGGAAGTGAAGACCGATCGGCTCTATGTCGACGCCTGCTCGGCCATGCTGGTGAAGCGTCCCTGGGATTTCGACGTCATGGTGATGGAGAACATGTTCGGCGACATCGTCTCCGACATCACCGCGAGCCTGATCGGCGGCCTCGGCATGGCGCCGTCGGCCGACATCGGCGACAAATACGCCGTGTTCCAGCCCTGCCACGGCACCGCGCCTGACATCATGGGGCAGGGCAAGGCCAATCCGACCGGCATGATCCTGTCGGCGGCGATGATGCTGGATTGGCTCGCCGACAAGCACGGCGTCGAGAGCGCGGCGGAGGCCGGCGAGACGATCGAGCGTGCGGTGGATCAGGTCTATGCCGGCGGCATCAAGCCGATGGAGTTCGGCGGCAGCAACGGCACGGCGGATATCACCAAGGCGGTGCTTGCGGCGCTGTAGTCAAAGAAAAGGGGCCCGCAGGCCCCTTTGTGTTCACCAGCGGCGCCAATGGTGATGGCGGTGACCCCAGCCCCACGGACGCGGGCCGTAGAAACGTCGCGGGCCGCCATAATAGCCGTAGGCGCCATAATAGTTCGGGCGCCAGAAGCAGCGGCCCCAGGGGTTGCAGACCCAGCGCACCTGATCGACGTCAGCAGCCGGACCCTTTGCAAGCTGGTCCGCCTGCGGAATGCCGTTCGGCATTGCTGCGAACGCCGAGCCCGAAGCGAGCGCCGCACCGGCCAAGGCAGCCAGGCCGAGAACAGCAAGCTTAAGTTTCATCGCAATCTCCCTCGTTGGTGGCGAGAGAACCTGCGGCGGATCAACTGGTTGCTATCTAGTTGCGGCCGCACGCGGATTTAATCTTCCTGAATGAAGGTTCAGATTCAGCGCCCCTGGAAATTGGGTCTGCGTTTCTCCATGAAGGCTTGCCGACCTTCGCGGAAATCGGCGCTGTCCATGCAGGCATTGCCGATCGCCTTGATCGCCTCCATGTCGCGCCGGCTCTCGTCCTTCAGTACCTGCGCGATGGTGATCTTGGCGGCCTTGATTGCGAGCGGGGCATTCTCGGAGATGGTCTGGGCGATCGTCATCGTCTCGCCCCAGAGCTCATCGACCGGAAACACGCGCTCGACGAGACCGATGCGCAGCGCCTCCGCGGAATCGATGCGCATGCCCGTGTACATCAGAAGCCGCGCCCAGGACGGGCCGACGAGCGACACCAGATGCTTCAAGCCGTCATAGCCATAGGCGATGCCGAGCTTTGCGGCGGGAATGCCGAACTGGCTGCCATGCGAGGCGAGGCGGATGTCAGCAAGCATGGCAACCTGCATGCCGCCGCCGAGGCAATAGCCGTCGATGCAGGCGATGGTCGGCTTGGGATAGTCGGCCAGCATTGCGCGCTGGGCGGCGCTGCGCCTGGCATATTCCTCGGACGCCGCCGCGTTATGGCGCGTCTTCTCGAACTGGCTGATGTCGGCCCCGGAGACGAACGCCTTGCCGCCGGCACCGCGCAGGATCACGACGCGCACCGTCTCGTCATCGCGCAAGGCCGTCAGCGCCTCGCCAAATCCCTCCCACATCTCCAGCGACATTGCGTTGCGCCTGTCGGGATTGTTGAAGGTGATCACGCCGACGCCATTGGCTGCGTGCTTGAGGATCCTGCCGTCGGCGTAAGGTGTTTCGATCGTGCTGGAAATGTCGGGCATCGCGCGCTCGCTTGTCGTTTGGCAAGGTGCAATGTGCGGCGGGGGCGTTACCGCGGTCAACGGCGGCAGGCGAGGTGGCTTGCATCCGCCTGTGCCGCTATTGCATGGCGGCCGTGCCGGGACGTTCGCAAGACGGGAACCAATGGCAACAAAAAGGGGCGGTCGGACCGCCCCTACAAGCAAAGGTCCCACGCGGAAAGCGCGC encodes the following:
- a CDS encoding ABC transporter ATP-binding protein, whose product is MSTPLLTIEGVAVDLPTPRGNLRAVDHVDLSLDAGRTLGIVGESGCGKTMLSRAVLQLLPKKAKLTGRVMFEGQDLVRLPSESLRRLRGRELAVVFQDPMTSLNPVLTIGTQLIETIQEHLELDAPEARKRSIELLAAVGIPAPEQRLAQYPHQCSGGMRQRIAIAIALSCEPKLLIADEPTTALDVTIQAQILDLLAREQRRRHMAMIIITHDLGVVAGRADEVAVMYAGRVVERAPTRALFKRMHMPYTEALLAAIPKLETAPHTPLPAISGRPPDPTRPLRGCSFAPRCRYAASRCHEAKPGLTSAEMPDHLYACFHPIQMAEGIGA
- a CDS encoding ABC transporter ATP-binding protein codes for the protein MMQLAVRAEPLLSVDNLVVEYGLGNKTVHAVSGVSLAVARGETLGLVGESGCGKSTLGRAVLQLRRAKSGRVLFDGEDLTAMEGEALRRMRRRVQLIFQDPIASLNPRRRIGDIVAEPLIIAGVKDAAERKRRVHEVLSAVGLDPDLVAGRLPHEFSGGQCQRICIARSLVLNPEFIVCDEPVSALDVSIRAQILNLLEEMKARFGLTLLFIAHDLAVVKAVSDRVAVMYLGRLCEVGPSEQLFANPAHPYTGLLLQAIPVPDPDVRPAESVAAGEPPSPIAPPSGCRFRTRCPRADQRCSAEIPELREVAPGQFAACHHPLA
- a CDS encoding alcohol dehydrogenase produces the protein MKSFKVADFKAPLQEFDEATPQPSGTQVLIKVKAAGVCHSDLHIWEGGYDLGHGRKPLSLKDRGINLPLTMGHETVGEILAFGPDVKSTDQGDLKLGDVGLVYPWIGCGKCATCLAGDENMCLTPRSLGVYCDGGYSDHMLVPHPRYLLNLKGLDPATTAPYACSGVTTYSALKKVEQHFDTPIVMFGAGGLGLMALTLLKAMGGKGAVMVDIDARKREAAEKAGALATVDPKAPDALEQLAKKVGGPIRAVIDLVGNAATTQLGFDCLTKGGKLVIVGLFGGGATWALPLIPIKAITIQGSYVGNLRETQELLDLVRAKKVPPIPVTTAPLAKANEALVQLQQGAVVGRTVLTP
- a CDS encoding isocitrate/isopropylmalate dehydrogenase family protein codes for the protein MSANNAFHIAVLAGDGIGPEVMAPAVEVLRKIEQKSDLRFRFTEAPAGANNYLATGKSMPDSTIKLCEEADAILLGACGLPSVRYPDNTEIAPQIELRFIFDLYAGVRPARLIPGVPSPIVGADRRGIDLVVIRESTEGLFASMGKGVVTHEDARETMVITRRTSERLFEFSFRLAERRKARGKPGALTCVDKANVFKAFAFFRGIFDEIEKKHPEVKTDRLYVDACSAMLVKRPWDFDVMVMENMFGDIVSDITASLIGGLGMAPSADIGDKYAVFQPCHGTAPDIMGQGKANPTGMILSAAMMLDWLADKHGVESAAEAGETIERAVDQVYAGGIKPMEFGGSNGTADITKAVLAAL
- a CDS encoding enoyl-CoA hydratase, which translates into the protein MPDISSTIETPYADGRILKHAANGVGVITFNNPDRRNAMSLEMWEGFGEALTALRDDETVRVVILRGAGGKAFVSGADISQFEKTRHNAAASEEYARRSAAQRAMLADYPKPTIACIDGYCLGGGMQVAMLADIRLASHGSQFGIPAAKLGIAYGYDGLKHLVSLVGPSWARLLMYTGMRIDSAEALRIGLVERVFPVDELWGETMTIAQTISENAPLAIKAAKITIAQVLKDESRRDMEAIKAIGNACMDSADFREGRQAFMEKRRPNFQGR